In the genome of Mucilaginibacter sp. 14171R-50, the window TAGAATCTATCCGCACTTTCGAGATCGAGAGCCAGTTATCGGTTGAGCAGGTGAAAAATATCACCATTGTGCCCAACGTGCAATCAAAGTTTCTGACGGAAAATAATATTTCCCTGCTGGAATACGTAGAGCCTGATACGCAGGTTTGGGTAAAGGATGTTCAGTTTACGTTGGATATCATCCAAACCGGGCATAAAAAAGCCACACAGCTTTGGAAGGCCCTGTCAGCAGATGAAAAAAACCAGAACCCGGATTGGATAGACCCCAAATTCAGCTTTACCGACGAAAAGCTGATTGCCGACCAGTTGCATGATTTTGCCCTGGTTGAATTTGGCAAACAATTCTTTTATAACGATGCCGAGCAGATAAGCTTTGATATGCGCCCACAGCCATCGTTCAATAAGGATTTTAGCCTGCTGATACACAATTTTAAAAACAACGAGGCCGAAAAGATAGAGAATTACATCCTTACCGATTCGGCGCGGCAGGTTGAGCGGCTTTACGCGATACTGGAAGACCTGGATAAAACCGTAAAGTTTACGCCTATCAGCGTTAGCATCCGCGAAGGTTTCATTGACCGTGAACAAAAGCTAGCCTGCTATACAGACCACCAGATATTTGACCGCTACTACAAATACAAGCTTAAAAAAGGTTACCAACGCTCGCAGGCGATTACACTGAAAGAACTGCGCGACCTTAAACCCGGCGACTTTGTTACCCACATTGACCACGGCATTGGCAAATACGCCGGACTGGAAAAGGTGGAGGTGAACGGCAAAGTGCAGGAGATGATCCGTTTGGTATATGCCGATAACGACCTGCTTTACGTAAATATCAACTCGCTTAACCGCATCAGTAAATACAGCGGCAAAGAGGGCACAGAGCCTCGCATGAACAAGCTGGGCACCGATACCTGGGAGCGCCTGAAGAAAACCACAAAAAAAAAAGTTAAGGACATCGCCCGCGACCTGATCAAACTTTACGCCCTGCGTAAGGCACAGGATGGTAATGCCTTTTCGCCTGACAGCTATCTGCAAACGGAGCTGGAGGCATCTTTCCTTTACGAGGACACCCCCGACCAGGAAAAGGCCACGGTTGACTTCAAGAAAGATATGGAATCGCCTCACCCTATGGACAGGCTGATATGTGGGGATGTGGGTTTTGGTAAAACAGAGATCGCTGTTCGTGCCGCATTCAAAGCCGTAGCCGATAGTAAGCAGGTGGCTATACTGGTGCCTACAACTATTTTAGCAGCCCAGCATTATAAAACTTTCAGCGACCGGCTAAAGGGTTTTCCTGTGAATATCGATTATGTAAACCGCTTTAAAACCACCAAACAGATCAAGGATACGCTTGCCGGGTTAAAAGAGGGTAAGGTTGATATCATTATCGGCACGCACCGTTTGGTAAGCAAGGATGTTAAGTTTAAGGACCTGGGACTGATGATCATTGACGAGGAGCAGAAGTTCGGCGTATCAACCAAAGAGAAGCTGAAGCAAATGCGCGCCAATGTAGATACGCTCACGCTCACGGCAACCCCTATCCCGCGTACCCTGCATTTTTCGCTGATGGGCGCGCGCGATCTTTCCATCATATCTACCCCGCCACCAAACCGCCAGCCGGTGGTTACCGAGCTACATGTGTTTAATGATAAACTGATTAAAGAAGCGGTAGAACACGAAATTGAGCGCGACGGGCAGGTTTTCTTTATTCATAATCGCGTGGCCGACCTGCCGCAGCTTGGCGGCATGATCCACAAGCTGGTGCCAAAAGCCCGGGTGGGTATTGCACACGGCCAGTTAGAGGGCGACGCGCTGGAAGATGTGATGCTGAAATTTGTGAACCACGAGTACGATGTTCTGGTGGCCACCACCATTATCGAGGCCGGGCTGGATATCCCGAATGCCAATACCATCATCATCAATCATGCGCACATGTTTGGCCTGAGCGACCTGCACCAGATGCGCGGCCGTGTGGGGCGGAGCAATAAAAAAGCGTATTGTTATTTGCTTAGTCCGCCGTTGAGCACGCTTACAAACGAGGCCCGCAAACGCCTGAGCGCTATTGAAGAGTTCAGCGACCTGGGCAGCGGCTTTAACGTAGCCATGCGCGACCTTGATATCCGCGGCAGCGG includes:
- the mfd gene encoding transcription-repair coupling factor; translated protein: MNIRDILERYKADERIKALATALNAGKNPRVQLRGLVGSGDAAMAAALYFLQHRHMIFVLPEREEAAYFLADLENLTGKDVLLFPSSYRKPFEFTQPDSSNVLARAEVLNELNHSTEYGQLIVTYPEALAEKVIDRSSLEKNTLEISVNNKLSIEFITEFLVEYDFDRVDFVYEPGQFSVRGGIVDIFSFSHDLPYRVEFFGDLIESIRTFEIESQLSVEQVKNITIVPNVQSKFLTENNISLLEYVEPDTQVWVKDVQFTLDIIQTGHKKATQLWKALSADEKNQNPDWIDPKFSFTDEKLIADQLHDFALVEFGKQFFYNDAEQISFDMRPQPSFNKDFSLLIHNFKNNEAEKIENYILTDSARQVERLYAILEDLDKTVKFTPISVSIREGFIDREQKLACYTDHQIFDRYYKYKLKKGYQRSQAITLKELRDLKPGDFVTHIDHGIGKYAGLEKVEVNGKVQEMIRLVYADNDLLYVNINSLNRISKYSGKEGTEPRMNKLGTDTWERLKKTTKKKVKDIARDLIKLYALRKAQDGNAFSPDSYLQTELEASFLYEDTPDQEKATVDFKKDMESPHPMDRLICGDVGFGKTEIAVRAAFKAVADSKQVAILVPTTILAAQHYKTFSDRLKGFPVNIDYVNRFKTTKQIKDTLAGLKEGKVDIIIGTHRLVSKDVKFKDLGLMIIDEEQKFGVSTKEKLKQMRANVDTLTLTATPIPRTLHFSLMGARDLSIISTPPPNRQPVVTELHVFNDKLIKEAVEHEIERDGQVFFIHNRVADLPQLGGMIHKLVPKARVGIAHGQLEGDALEDVMLKFVNHEYDVLVATTIIEAGLDIPNANTIIINHAHMFGLSDLHQMRGRVGRSNKKAYCYLLSPPLSTLTNEARKRLSAIEEFSDLGSGFNVAMRDLDIRGSGNLLGAEQSGFIAEIGFDMYHKILDEAIQELKEDEFKGVFPEEKPKPFISFTQIDTDQEILIPDEYVTSIAERYNLYTELSKLENETELQAFKQQLHDRFGPIPGQVNDLLNSMRLQWLGKAIGFEKVSLKKNVLRGYFIANQQSAYFETEAFKEVLNFVQRNPRRTNLKEVKNTLRLSVDRVANIDEALEILSEMTVVEV